In Triticum dicoccoides isolate Atlit2015 ecotype Zavitan unplaced genomic scaffold, WEW_v2.0 scaffold30934, whole genome shotgun sequence, one DNA window encodes the following:
- the LOC119345829 gene encoding gamma-secretase subunit APH1-like, with the protein LCSTLFWLISLIVLSGIWRGFLPLKSGVWWPYVILILTSVAFQEGTRLVFWRLYKKMEEMLDAFADRISKPRLCLTDKMLISLAGGLGHGLAHAVFFCLSLLTPAFGQATFYVERCSRMPFFLVSAIIALGFLVIHTSSMIIAFNGYGERKKRDQIFVPVVHLIAAVMTLINLVPGGCLVGTPLLCVTAAMTLYYSWQVVGQRITEHQHRQS; encoded by the exons TTGTGCAGCACGTTGTTTTGGCTTATAAGTTTGATCGTCCTCTCGGGAATATGGAGGGGGTTTCTTCCTCTAAAATCAGGAGTGTGGTGGCCATATGTCATTTTGATCCTTACATCTGTTGCATTTCAAGAAGGCACCCGTCTTGTGTTCTGGAGGCTCTACAA GAAAATGGAAGAGATGCTAGATGCCTTTGCTGACAGAATATCTAAACCGCGTCTCTGTTTGACAGACAAGATGCTAATCTCTTTGG CTGGTGGTTTAGGTCATGGACTGGCTCATGCGGTCTTTTTCTGCCTCAGCCTCCTAACTCCAGCATTTGGTCAAGCAACATTTTATGTCGAGAGGTGCTCAAGGATGCCATTTTTCCTTGTGTCGG CAATTATTGCACTTGGGTTCTTGGTCATCCATACTTCCTCGATGATTATTGCTTTTAATGGATATGGAGAGAGAAAGAAGAGGGACCAAATCTTTGTCCCAGTGGTTCACCTGATTGCTGCTGTGATG ACATTGATCAACCTTGTGCCAGGGGGTTGCCTTGTCGGTACACCTTTACTGTGCGTGACGGCTGCGATGACCTTGTACTACTCCTGGCAAGTGGTGGGGCAGAGAATAACAGAGCACCAACATCGACAGTCTTAA